In a single window of the Pseudohongiella acticola genome:
- a CDS encoding class I SAM-dependent methyltransferase, whose translation MNDLYLPESLERYQLPWPQRHDRWLPHLPLLYDLAASLHPTLVVDLTLGDGEQASFAFCQAIKDHQVDSLVYAFGKADDPDTSNRYNRDHYAGFSYQLDAAPDQPEQRFAPQSIDLLHIDCQKEADAAATVSRWLPLIRAGGVLVLHAINTTPALWQDCQRHGQASLFPAGEGLGVLRLAGGTDVAIAGHTPLLGLLAGVDGAEQEQLCRLYEHVAAHVSLRASPEA comes from the coding sequence ATGAACGATCTTTACCTGCCGGAATCACTTGAACGTTACCAACTTCCCTGGCCACAGCGTCATGACCGTTGGCTACCGCATCTGCCGCTGCTCTATGACCTGGCGGCGAGCCTTCACCCGACCCTGGTGGTTGACCTGACCCTGGGCGACGGCGAGCAGGCCAGTTTTGCCTTCTGCCAGGCGATCAAAGACCATCAGGTGGACAGCCTGGTTTACGCCTTTGGCAAAGCCGACGACCCGGACACCAGCAACCGTTACAACCGGGATCACTATGCCGGTTTTTCCTACCAACTGGACGCTGCCCCGGACCAACCTGAACAACGATTTGCGCCGCAGAGCATCGATCTGCTGCATATCGACTGTCAAAAAGAAGCTGACGCGGCAGCCACCGTATCTCGCTGGCTGCCATTGATCAGAGCTGGCGGTGTGCTGGTATTGCATGCCATCAATACCACGCCTGCGCTGTGGCAGGACTGTCAGCGCCATGGGCAGGCAAGCCTGTTTCCGGCCGGTGAAGGCCTGGGCGTGCTTCGGCTCGCCGGTGGGACTGATGTCGCCATCGCCGGTCATACGCCACTGCTGGGGCTTTTGGCCGGGGTTGATGGGGCGGAACAGGAACAGTTGTGCCGCTTGTATGAGCACGTGGCGGCGCATGTTTCCCTGCGGGCGTCACCTGAGGCGTAG
- a CDS encoding glycosyltransferase family A protein, translating to MKTEPTPRLSVVVIAWNMPEALSRTLTTLSAEYQDAIDEADYEIVVVENDSGNNMLTASVQALPGNFRYYLRTESGVSPVAAMAFALEQCRAPFACLILDGAQMLTPGVLAQALCILENENNALVAVPGYHLGQKQQHLVEDLPGLLNWQEQMFREEDWQQNGYRLFRHACFSPGNKRGFLQPFMEASALFCKTSHLIEQQCADPRFVASGGGAVNLHILRQLGLCVASHVYVLPGEGSFHQYHGGVTTRSDEAQSQRVLGFKTQLQEIWQNAFFALRRQPIFFGPVGRHAEPHLAESVRMAENRYHRLATLQREFWEDEPSGHDESRWQGFIRTAPKISIVCVVHNIPDQFRHTLHSLSPGYLTLGTELNYEVIVIENPSPSPLPLSLIDDFEGDIRHQLRETPDTSPANALNEAVNMARGDVIGILIDSAYMLTPGILQQVAWLYANDPDCLVSVPGYHLGSERQEVSSKAGYDQSRERELLQNSGWPQSPYELFNIGCFSGANPHGLLHPAMESHLLFCSRKAFLESGGADTAFRSPGGGSVNMDLYQRLVRREQSPLYLLWGEGVFHQYHGGVTTSYRNELPDQLQQFQQEFRQIRGNDYQAVRRQPQFFGPLPRQVMPFIAESCSRGRQRFNRFAGEDRDPWIDDGGYNR from the coding sequence ATGAAAACTGAACCAACACCACGACTCTCTGTCGTTGTCATTGCCTGGAACATGCCGGAGGCTCTGTCACGCACATTAACGACGCTGAGCGCTGAATATCAGGATGCAATCGACGAAGCGGACTACGAGATTGTTGTCGTCGAAAACGACTCAGGCAATAACATGCTGACTGCGAGTGTTCAGGCTTTGCCCGGGAACTTCCGCTACTATCTACGCACCGAATCGGGTGTTTCACCTGTCGCCGCCATGGCCTTTGCGCTGGAGCAATGCCGTGCCCCATTCGCCTGCCTGATTCTGGACGGTGCCCAGATGCTGACTCCGGGCGTCCTGGCTCAGGCGCTGTGCATTCTTGAAAATGAGAACAATGCGCTGGTCGCCGTGCCGGGGTATCACCTGGGACAAAAGCAACAGCATCTGGTCGAAGACCTGCCGGGCTTACTGAACTGGCAGGAGCAGATGTTCCGGGAAGAAGACTGGCAACAGAATGGTTATCGCCTGTTCCGTCATGCCTGTTTTTCCCCCGGCAACAAGCGCGGCTTCTTGCAGCCGTTTATGGAAGCCAGTGCCCTGTTTTGCAAAACCTCCCACCTGATTGAGCAGCAATGCGCAGACCCCCGCTTTGTCGCTTCCGGCGGCGGTGCTGTCAATTTGCATATTTTGCGTCAGCTGGGTTTGTGTGTGGCCAGCCATGTCTATGTTTTACCCGGTGAAGGCAGCTTCCATCAGTATCACGGTGGCGTCACTACCCGCTCCGACGAGGCACAGAGTCAACGTGTGTTGGGTTTCAAGACACAATTGCAGGAAATCTGGCAGAACGCGTTCTTTGCCTTGCGCCGACAGCCTATATTCTTTGGGCCGGTAGGCCGTCATGCTGAGCCACATCTGGCCGAATCCGTGCGCATGGCGGAGAACAGATACCACCGCCTGGCAACACTGCAGCGTGAGTTCTGGGAAGATGAACCGTCCGGGCACGATGAATCCCGTTGGCAAGGCTTCATCAGGACTGCACCCAAAATCAGTATTGTCTGTGTCGTGCACAACATCCCCGACCAATTTCGTCATACGCTGCACTCGCTGTCGCCGGGCTACCTGACACTGGGCACGGAGCTGAACTATGAAGTTATTGTGATTGAGAATCCTTCACCGTCGCCACTACCTTTGTCTTTGATTGACGACTTCGAAGGTGACATCCGGCACCAATTACGAGAGACACCTGACACTTCTCCTGCTAATGCACTAAACGAAGCTGTCAATATGGCCCGCGGCGATGTGATTGGCATTCTTATCGACAGCGCTTACATGCTCACCCCGGGCATTCTGCAGCAGGTGGCCTGGCTGTATGCAAACGATCCCGACTGCCTGGTCAGCGTACCGGGCTACCACCTGGGCAGCGAGCGCCAGGAAGTCAGCAGCAAGGCCGGTTATGATCAATCCCGGGAACGCGAGCTGTTGCAGAACAGCGGCTGGCCGCAGTCACCCTACGAGCTGTTCAATATCGGCTGCTTCAGTGGCGCCAATCCACACGGTCTACTGCATCCGGCGATGGAGTCGCACCTGCTTTTCTGCAGCCGCAAGGCATTTCTGGAAAGTGGTGGCGCCGACACGGCTTTCCGCTCACCCGGCGGCGGCAGCGTCAATATGGATCTTTATCAAAGGCTGGTCCGCCGTGAACAGTCGCCGCTCTACCTGCTCTGGGGCGAAGGTGTCTTCCACCAGTATCACGGCGGTGTCACTACCAGCTACCGCAACGAGCTGCCCGACCAATTGCAGCAGTTCCAGCAGGAATTTCGCCAGATCCGTGGCAACGACTATCAGGCGGTACGACGACAACCCCAATTTTTTGGGCCCTTGCCCCGCCAGGTGATGCCGTTTATAGCAGAATCCTGCAGTCGCGGCCGTCAGCGTTTTAACCGGTTTGCCGGTGAAGATCGTGACCCCTGGATAGACGATGGAGGATATAACCGCTGA
- a CDS encoding sulfotransferase family protein, with the protein MSSKHPFFIVGSVRSGTTLLRDILRRHPRLCAPEETHFFRWAEPYGTEDFERSYLKNKVFRQHRELDGLNEFDFFYTLQQGRHRKDLMDNYARIFKDNNNHSGKRWFDKSPQNVYGMLLLSAMYPESRFIHIHRHPYNVVASLRAGGMLARQPLRGAINYWLESVHLVNEYRKGFPDRVHELRYRDLCDFPLETVNGILAFLGEKPIEEFPEDIVVGDEQDRYRGILTDEELTYIRDCCGDMLNVYGYEN; encoded by the coding sequence ATGAGCAGTAAGCACCCGTTTTTCATTGTTGGCAGCGTGCGCTCGGGAACGACGTTGTTACGTGACATATTGCGCAGACACCCCAGATTGTGCGCACCTGAAGAAACCCACTTTTTTCGTTGGGCGGAGCCCTATGGCACAGAAGATTTCGAAAGAAGTTATCTAAAGAACAAAGTATTTCGACAGCACAGAGAACTGGATGGGCTCAACGAATTTGACTTTTTTTACACCCTGCAGCAGGGACGTCATCGCAAAGACCTGATGGATAACTACGCGCGTATATTCAAGGACAATAACAACCATTCCGGCAAGCGCTGGTTCGATAAATCACCGCAGAATGTGTATGGCATGCTGCTATTAAGCGCTATGTATCCTGAATCGCGTTTCATACATATACATCGACATCCCTACAATGTCGTGGCCAGCCTCAGGGCTGGAGGCATGTTAGCCCGGCAGCCACTCCGTGGCGCCATCAATTACTGGCTGGAAAGCGTACACCTTGTTAACGAGTACCGTAAAGGCTTTCCTGACCGCGTTCACGAACTGAGGTATCGGGACCTGTGCGACTTTCCTCTGGAAACGGTAAATGGCATTCTAGCCTTCCTGGGCGAAAAGCCCATTGAGGAGTTTCCTGAAGATATCGTTGTAGGCGACGAACAGGACCGCTATCGTGGCATACTGACGGACGAGGAGTTGACCTACATCCGGGACTGCTGCGGCGACATGCTGAATGTATACGGCTATGAAAACTGA
- a CDS encoding phytanoyl-CoA dioxygenase family protein: MSVDANSPPLQPMQASSIAEPDQVLQTRMTKNGYLLFRNLLPATAVTRLRQSIASILHKHGWIKNDEDTGSITTIRSPMREGEASEGFFDVYDEVMRLEPFYALAHQPVLLQIMQRVLASDCFPHPLSICRFGWPEHDAATTPPHQDFPNNQGSLRLTAAWIPLTDVPVSRGGLAILQGSNQGNTILPLDFHLGPGNRQAVLPDHLQRLPWVSTHYRPGDVILFSSTTVHRALPNHDSQYLRLSVDYRYLPDGDALTPPVLEPHFARESWDSIYQGWKDKRFCYYWQQHDYTEVPWSDEYHRLPETHLNHALRAESEYRRQRQTQQKQQTGSQEPNTDEQ; encoded by the coding sequence GTGAGTGTTGATGCCAACAGCCCGCCGCTACAACCAATGCAGGCGTCTTCGATAGCCGAACCGGACCAGGTTCTGCAAACCCGTATGACAAAGAACGGTTACCTGCTGTTTCGCAATCTTTTGCCAGCTACGGCGGTCACCCGGCTGCGCCAATCCATCGCAAGTATTTTGCACAAGCATGGCTGGATAAAAAATGACGAAGACACCGGCTCGATCACTACCATTCGCTCCCCGATGCGCGAAGGTGAGGCCTCCGAAGGCTTCTTTGATGTCTATGACGAAGTCATGCGCCTGGAGCCATTTTATGCGCTGGCACATCAACCGGTGTTGCTGCAGATCATGCAACGGGTTCTGGCCAGTGACTGTTTTCCTCACCCGCTCTCGATCTGCCGTTTTGGCTGGCCTGAACATGATGCCGCCACCACGCCACCGCACCAGGATTTCCCCAATAATCAGGGTAGCCTGCGCCTGACCGCTGCCTGGATTCCATTAACCGATGTACCAGTATCACGCGGTGGTCTGGCCATTCTGCAAGGCTCGAACCAGGGCAATACCATTCTGCCGCTGGATTTCCATCTTGGACCGGGCAACAGACAGGCTGTGTTACCGGACCATCTGCAACGCCTGCCCTGGGTCAGCACCCATTACCGACCGGGAGACGTGATTCTGTTTTCTTCGACAACCGTGCACCGCGCCCTGCCCAATCACGATAGCCAATATCTGCGACTGTCGGTCGATTACCGCTATCTACCCGACGGCGACGCGTTAACACCTCCGGTACTGGAGCCACATTTCGCGCGCGAGTCGTGGGATTCGATCTATCAGGGCTGGAAAGACAAACGGTTTTGTTATTACTGGCAACAGCATGACTACACCGAAGTACCCTGGAGTGACGAGTATCACAGACTGCCCGAGACCCACCTGAACCACGCGCTTCGGGCTGAATCAGAATATCGCAGGCAGCGACAGACGCAACAGAAACAACAGACTGGATCACAAGAGCCAAATACCGATGAGCAGTAA
- a CDS encoding glycosyltransferase family 2 protein translates to MLNRIRTYLTGRHRTPKLSVVIVFYRMPRQALNTLYTLSTDFQQHVSADDYEIIAVENRSDANIDNEALKQIRGPIRYFLRDENLPTPVHAVNFGVAQARGEQLCLMVDGARMVTPGLVHHLLLANRLYDSAVVSVPGYHLGDELQQKAVLNGYNEKQEQQLLASVNWRDDGYRLLDIACLSGTSRSGFFRPLGESNSLGITRQMFDQLGGFDTGFTESGGGQCNLDFYKRALELEKSRHVFLPGEGSFHQYHGGATTSGSEERDAMMQRHFDQYHALRGKYYSPAQKEPVYLGALHPSVMRFVHHSAKRRRAMEGELIENYSEQAAKRVMHPKRFPDVPPEE, encoded by the coding sequence ATGCTGAACAGAATCAGGACTTATCTGACCGGCAGGCACAGAACACCAAAACTCTCCGTAGTGATCGTGTTCTACCGTATGCCGCGTCAGGCGCTGAATACACTGTACACGCTGAGCACTGACTTTCAGCAACACGTCAGCGCAGACGACTACGAAATTATTGCAGTCGAGAATCGTTCCGACGCCAATATAGACAACGAGGCGTTGAAACAGATCAGGGGGCCAATCCGCTACTTTCTGCGCGACGAGAATTTGCCCACGCCGGTGCATGCCGTGAATTTTGGCGTTGCACAGGCACGCGGAGAACAGCTGTGTCTGATGGTTGACGGCGCCCGCATGGTCACCCCCGGACTGGTCCACCATCTGCTACTGGCCAACCGGTTATATGATTCTGCCGTTGTCTCTGTGCCCGGCTATCATCTGGGTGACGAGCTGCAACAGAAAGCGGTGCTTAACGGTTACAACGAAAAGCAGGAGCAACAGTTGCTGGCAAGTGTGAACTGGCGCGATGACGGCTACAGGCTGCTCGACATTGCCTGTCTCAGCGGCACCAGCCGCAGCGGCTTTTTCAGACCACTGGGGGAAAGCAACAGCCTAGGCATAACCCGGCAGATGTTCGACCAATTGGGCGGATTCGATACCGGTTTTACTGAATCCGGCGGCGGTCAGTGCAATCTCGATTTTTATAAACGTGCGCTGGAACTTGAAAAAAGCCGACATGTATTTTTGCCCGGCGAAGGCTCCTTCCACCAGTACCACGGTGGCGCCACAACCAGTGGCAGCGAAGAGCGAGATGCCATGATGCAGCGCCATTTTGACCAGTACCACGCTCTGCGCGGGAAGTATTATTCGCCTGCCCAAAAGGAGCCAGTCTATCTGGGCGCCCTGCACCCGAGTGTCATGCGATTTGTTCACCATTCAGCCAAGCGTCGCCGCGCCATGGAAGGCGAACTGATTGAGAATTACAGTGAACAGGCGGCCAAACGTGTCATGCATCCGAAACGTTTTCCAGACGTGCCGCCGGAGGAGTGA